One window of the Esox lucius isolate fEsoLuc1 chromosome 8, fEsoLuc1.pri, whole genome shotgun sequence genome contains the following:
- the LOC117594794 gene encoding 5-hydroxytryptamine receptor 3A isoform X1, which translates to MVISLLETVFITNIQCSSSNYPAVPRWLRLIVLDYLARLVHLYQPLGHQHGKSLEVKLQPDVANHTPFEAEPPSTLPPMVEPILVELRQLCTDLEAIRTQIDKHFLGNENTSEWVHIGKVLDRLLFLLHIVFISVSFITIICVWSLWYRLVPGKY; encoded by the exons ATGGTGATCAGTCTGCTGGAGACAGTTTTCATCACCAACATCCAGTGTAGCTCCAGTAACTACCCGGCTGTTCCCCGCTGGCTCAGGCTCATCGTCCTGGACTACTTGGCCCGCCTTGTACATCTGTACCAGCCTCTCGGACACCAGCACGGCAAAAGCCTCGAGGTCAAACTACAGCCAGACGTTGCCAATCACACCCCATTTGAAG CAGAACCCCCAAGCACCCTTCCACCAATGGTGGAGCCCATCCTGGTGGAGCTCAGACAGCTGTGTACCGACCTGGAAGCCATCCGCACCCAGATAGACAAGCACTTCCTGGGGAACGAAAACACAAGCGAGTGGGTACACATTGGGAAGGTGTTGGACAGGCTGTTGTTCCTTCTCCACATTGTCTTCATCTCTGTCAGCTTCATCACCATCATCTGCGTCTGGAGCTTGTGGTACCGACTAGTCCCGGGCAAATATTAA
- the LOC117594794 gene encoding 5-hydroxytryptamine receptor 3A isoform X2, with translation MVISLLETVFITNIQCSSSNYPAVPRWLRLIVLDYLARLVHLYQPLGHQHGKSLEVKLQPDVANHTPFEEPPSTLPPMVEPILVELRQLCTDLEAIRTQIDKHFLGNENTSEWVHIGKVLDRLLFLLHIVFISVSFITIICVWSLWYRLVPGKY, from the exons ATGGTGATCAGTCTGCTGGAGACAGTTTTCATCACCAACATCCAGTGTAGCTCCAGTAACTACCCGGCTGTTCCCCGCTGGCTCAGGCTCATCGTCCTGGACTACTTGGCCCGCCTTGTACATCTGTACCAGCCTCTCGGACACCAGCACGGCAAAAGCCTCGAGGTCAAACTACAGCCAGACGTTGCCAATCACACCCCATTTGAAG AACCCCCAAGCACCCTTCCACCAATGGTGGAGCCCATCCTGGTGGAGCTCAGACAGCTGTGTACCGACCTGGAAGCCATCCGCACCCAGATAGACAAGCACTTCCTGGGGAACGAAAACACAAGCGAGTGGGTACACATTGGGAAGGTGTTGGACAGGCTGTTGTTCCTTCTCCACATTGTCTTCATCTCTGTCAGCTTCATCACCATCATCTGCGTCTGGAGCTTGTGGTACCGACTAGTCCCGGGCAAATATTAA
- the LOC105025371 gene encoding 5-hydroxytryptamine receptor 3A → MQRVFDHIAFRPVVNLSHPTLANLSFTLYAVLGVNEKTQILTTFLWLRLYWHHEFLVWEPEDCGGVTRISLPVQDLWMPDIIVYEFVDDDVSQHCPYVYVNHTGHIRYDRMLRLVSACNLEIFSFPFDVQNCTLTFGSYMHTVRDVRLSPALSFEEMSVNSKQYLETSGEWELVNLYGQASVLKFGIDEWDIITFWVVIKRRPMLYVVNLLIPSSFLMLIDILSFYLPPHSVDRASFKMTLILGYTVFLLIMNDLLPSTANGTPLIGIYFSVCLALMVISLLETVIITNVLHQNSMKYREVPSWVRVVILKYIARMICYKRPDETAQPSASMASGQEHKAARPDPVCPSWVVAPGTPVHAPVSHTTSNNGAVAACQVPSVPELRQICLHLSDLRAHLLSQQKEDVLLEQWCHVGYILDILLFRIYLIIISCYAMVIVCMWCIWIKQ, encoded by the exons ATGCAGAGGGTGTTTGACCACATCGCCTTCCGACCCGTGGTTAACCTGAGCCACCCCACCTTGGCAAACCTCTCCTTCACCCTGTATGCTGTCCTGGGGGTG AACGAGAAGACCCAGATCCTCACCACCTTCCTGTGGTTGAGGCTG TACTGGCATCATGAGTTCCTGGTTTGGGAACCTGAGGATTGTGGCGGTGTGACCAGGATTTCACTTCCTGTCCAAGACCTCTGGATGCCTGACATCATCGTATATGAGTT TGTGGATGATGACGTGTCTCAGCACTGTCCCTATGTGTATGTCAACCACACGGGCCACATTCGCTACGACAGGATGCTGCGTCTCGTCAGCGCCTGCAACCTGGAGATCTTCAGCTTCCCCTTCGATGTGCAGAACTGCACACTGACCTTTGGCTCCTACATGCACACAG TTAGGGATGTGCGTTTGAGCCCCGCCCTGTCCTTTGAGGAGATGTCGGTGAACTCCAAACAGTACCTGGAGACCAGCGGGGAGTGGGAGCTGGTCAACCTCTATGGACAGGCGTCTGTCCTCAAATTCGGCATCGACGAATGGGACATCATCACTTTCTGG GTGGTGATAAAGCGCCGGCCAATGCTGTACGTCGTCAACCTCCTCATCCCCAGCTCCTTCCTCATGCTGATCGACATCCTGTCTTTCTACCTGCCCCCGCACAGCGTGGACCGCGCCTCCTTCAAGATGACTCTGATTTTGGGCTACACCGTCTTCCTGCTCATCATGAACGACCTGCTGCCCAGCACAGCCAACGGCACACCGCTCATAG GCATCTACTTCTCGGTGTGTCTAGCTCTCATGGTTATCAGCCTGTTGGAGACGGTCATCATCACCAACGTTCTCCACCAGAACTCCATGAAGTACCGCGAGGTGCCCAGCTGGGTGCGCGTGGTCATCCTCAAATACATTGCGCGTATGATCTGCTACAAGCGGCCCGACGAGACGGCTCAACCCTCAGCCTCCATGGCATCCGGCCAGGAGCACAAGGCGGCCAGACCAGACCCCGTATGTCCTTCCTGGGTGGTCGCTCCGGGCACCCCCGTGCACGCTCCGGTATCGCACACTACCAGCAATAATG GCGCGGTGGCCGCGTGCCAGGTGCCTTCGGTGCCCGAGCTGCGTCAGATCTGCCTGCACCTGAGTGACCTGCGAGCCCACCTGCTCTCTCAGCAGAAGGAAGACGTGCTCCTGGAGCAGTGGTGTCACGTGGGTTACATCCTGGACATCCTGCTGTTTCGCATCTACCTGATCATCATATCTTGCTATGCCATGGTCATCGTCTGCATGTGGTGCATATGGATCAAACAGTGA